One window from the genome of Roseofilum reptotaenium CS-1145 encodes:
- a CDS encoding DUF6940 family protein, which produces MMWEIEAKEIQVGQIVQYRIRTGKDYLHVQEVLQLWQDNPDFRLFYSYILADCRFSAFRWEMPPCTSQTLDRIFEYVLINQPSLCRSPDPDAFKTYFDSVSVGETVVSFPNLGKDARLIVPCPIGPNSSYVHLASFVREVPESQQHELWATIAGEMVAQLRRSPVSPIWLNTAGMGVSWLHIRLDSRPKYYRYTPYKV; this is translated from the coding sequence ATGATGTGGGAGATTGAAGCTAAGGAAATACAAGTCGGTCAGATTGTCCAATATCGTATCCGTACCGGCAAGGATTATCTGCACGTTCAAGAAGTCTTGCAACTGTGGCAAGATAACCCTGACTTTCGCTTATTTTATAGTTATATACTTGCTGATTGCCGCTTTTCTGCCTTTCGCTGGGAAATGCCTCCTTGTACTTCCCAAACTCTGGATCGCATCTTTGAATATGTACTGATTAATCAACCGAGTTTATGCCGTTCTCCCGATCCAGATGCCTTTAAGACCTATTTTGATTCAGTCTCTGTTGGGGAAACAGTGGTTAGTTTTCCCAATTTGGGCAAGGATGCTCGTTTAATTGTGCCTTGTCCAATTGGTCCTAACTCAAGTTATGTTCATTTAGCTTCCTTTGTGCGAGAGGTTCCAGAGTCTCAACAGCACGAATTATGGGCAACTATAGCTGGAGAAATGGTGGCTCAATTGAGGCGATCGCCCGTTTCACCAATTTGGTTAAATACGGCTGGCATGGGGGTTTCCTGGCTCCATATTCGCTTAGATTCTCGGCCTAAATACTATAGGTACACCCCTTATAAAGTCTGA